In Fibrobacter sp. UWB2, one DNA window encodes the following:
- the tgt gene encoding tRNA guanosine(34) transglycosylase Tgt, whose translation MNRFELKKTSKKSKARLGVLHTDHGDIQTPIFMPVGTEATVKAVTPAQLKEDIKAQIILANTYHLYLRPTTPKIAAAGGIHKFMSWNGPVLTDSGGFQVWSLKELRKIKPEGVEFRSIFDGSKHFFSPASVMNAQREIGADIIMALDECTPYPSTVKEAEHSLNYTLRWTAEAMEWLKEHPPIHGYDQQFFGIIQGGMHTHLRKQAIERIAELGPDGYAMGGLSVGEPTETMYEIADFCTDYLPTDHPRYVMGVGTPWNLLELIGRGVDMFDCVMPTRNARNGMLFTSEGVLRYKAARHAEEYDKPVDPNCDCYCCRNFSRAYLRHLHHAGESLGYTLASIHNLHFYLHLMQEAKDHLADDTFEEWAKAKCEVLQRNLE comes from the coding sequence ATGAACCGTTTTGAACTGAAAAAGACGTCGAAGAAATCCAAGGCTCGTCTGGGTGTTTTGCACACCGACCACGGCGACATCCAAACGCCGATTTTTATGCCGGTAGGCACCGAAGCGACCGTAAAGGCCGTAACACCCGCTCAACTCAAGGAAGACATCAAGGCCCAGATAATCCTCGCCAACACGTACCACTTGTACTTGCGCCCCACAACGCCGAAAATTGCGGCCGCAGGCGGCATCCACAAGTTCATGAGCTGGAACGGCCCGGTGCTCACGGACAGCGGTGGATTCCAGGTGTGGAGCTTGAAGGAACTTCGCAAGATTAAGCCTGAAGGCGTTGAATTCAGGAGCATTTTCGACGGTTCCAAGCACTTTTTTAGCCCGGCAAGCGTGATGAACGCCCAACGCGAAATCGGCGCGGATATCATTATGGCGCTCGACGAATGCACGCCGTACCCGAGCACGGTCAAGGAAGCGGAACACAGCTTAAACTACACGCTTCGCTGGACTGCCGAAGCGATGGAATGGCTCAAGGAGCACCCGCCGATTCACGGTTACGATCAGCAGTTCTTTGGAATTATACAAGGCGGCATGCACACGCATTTGCGCAAGCAGGCCATTGAACGCATCGCAGAACTTGGTCCCGATGGCTACGCCATGGGCGGACTTTCCGTCGGTGAACCGACCGAAACGATGTACGAGATTGCAGACTTCTGCACGGACTACTTGCCCACAGACCACCCGCGCTATGTGATGGGCGTCGGAACACCGTGGAACTTGCTGGAATTAATCGGTCGCGGCGTCGACATGTTCGACTGCGTGATGCCGACGCGTAACGCCCGTAACGGCATGCTCTTCACAAGCGAAGGCGTACTCCGCTACAAGGCAGCCCGCCATGCCGAAGAATACGACAAGCCGGTCGACCCGAATTGCGACTGCTACTGCTGCCGCAACTTCAGCCGCGCCTACTTGCGTCACCTGCACCACGCCGGCGAATCGCTCGGCTACACGCTCGCCAGCATCCACAATCTGCACTTTTACCTGCATTTGATGCAAGAAGCGAAGGACCACCTCGCCGACGATACATTTGAAGAGTGGGCTAAGGCAAAATGCGAAGTATTGCAGAGGAACCTTGAATAA